Genomic window (Kwoniella botswanensis chromosome 1, complete sequence):
GTGTTGGTCATTGTAAGTTGCTGCATCACATCACGATACTGTCCAGGACCCCAGATATGCTGATTGGCTACCCACTATTGTCATTCTGCAGCATACGGATCCAACCTTCTTACTGGAGTAGCTTCCGTCGGTCCTCAAGCATTCGACGCATTGGTCTTAACGGGTTTCACTAACAATGCTACTCAAGGACCACTCGGTCTCGCAGCtttccaatctaccatcgCCTCTGTAGCTTATCCATCAAGATTCGCAAGTGATGCGAATGACTATGTGATCACTCCCAGTGTCTCGGTAGACCAGACGGGTTTCTTCCATTATCCAAACTATACTAATGGATCTTTGGATTTCTTTACGAATAATAAAGGGGAATATACATTGGGTCAACAGAGTGAGTAACATGAGCTTCTCAGCCGGTTACACCTCACGTTCCGGTCTACTGCATCTGGTGGGGCAGTTTAGTGTCGCACGATATGAGCTAATGTTTGCTTCGTTCTGCAGACTCCATCGCTGCTCCACTCCAGTTGAAAAACAACTACACGTCTCCTGTATTTGTGGTGACGGGTCAATATGACGCTCCCTATTGCGCCGCGAATTGCTATGTTACTTCCAGCtccaactccaactccaccACTTCTGCTGCTGGTAATGGTACTGCTACCTCAACTCAACCCTCCCAATTGGATACTGCTAAGGAGTTGTACCCTTCGACCAGTACCTTCCAGACCTACGTAGTACCCGATACAGCTCATGGGATCAACTATCACACGACCGCTTATCAGGCTTATCAGAGAATCATCGAGTTTGTCAAAAGTGCCAACGTATAATCACTGATATGACCTCTCTGAAAGGTGAATATCTTCAGGGAAGGAAGGAGTAGTATTTTAGCTCGATTCGAATGGACAAATTCGTTTTGAAAAGTAGTCAAGTAGTGTATGCTGTATACGAAATGATAAAGTATAATATGTAAGATGGGATCTGTTCACTTATTCACTTATTGGGTGTCCGACCTTCTTGCTACTCTGAAACCGAACCCACTTCAATGTTCGTCTGCTCCTTCTTTCGCAGCGAGTCGATGAACTTGTCGGGATCATCCAGTTGAGCGGCGTAATCAGGTACTTCCTTTGACCTTTCCGGATAAGCATGAGGCAAACGCCAAAGATTTTCAGCAGGACAGCGAATATGCTGCTGGCTGAATCATTACTCACATATCGAGCGATTCGGGTTCATGAAAACCGAATCTCGTCCTTACTATTGCCGCTTCCATAACTGTTCTGTGAACGTCCATAAAGTTTTTCATATCTACCGAATCCGATCGACGGAAACTGACAAGACGGATGCGTCCATACTCGTCGTACAGCACATGTCGCGTGCATATGTCACCATGAATAACCCCTCGGGTATGTATCGCCCTGTACGCTTCATAGACTTTGTTTCTGTCAAACCAGTTCGACTAGTCAGTTAGGGGGAACCTTAGggttgaagctgatgattcaaTGGAGTGGCGCAGAATTTACAACCAATCTTCGTGCAGATCAATAAAACCAGGTCCAAGGGGATTTCCGGCGTATTCCAATAACATAGCTAGATAAGGTATATCGAGATTAGGTCCAAGAGTCTCTGATTGATACATGCCATAATACTTGGGTACCACAATACCCTGAAGATCTCGCAGCTCGTCCATCAAgagttcttcttcttgaagCGCATGTTCGATAATTTCCAAGGAATCTATGTACTCGTCATAGTATGGGTTGATACATGGTGGGTCTCGCTCGTCAACGACTTTCAAGACTACTTTGCCATAGGTGGAATGGTGGCATAACCAGAAATCCCAGATATTACCAGAAGCAAGGTATTTCTCGAACCGAAGTGTTGCTTGTGTGAACGATGGCGAACTCTGTCTTTCCGAGTTTTTCTGGAAGCtggagtgaggatgagagtagAACTTGAACCCGGAGGGTGCAACGGCTCTTCCTCGAAATCGCAATTCTGTCGGGACGATGGCGGTAAAACACATGTCACAACTGGAGTTGCTTGACTTGAACGTCGAATGAATAACCGgagaaaggatgatggacATGGCATGACTTGCGCTGTCGTATCACTAAGAAGGGTTGGACGGCGACCACCTTTCTAAGTTGGTGTTGCAAAGGACGCGCAAACCACAAGCATCGTCATCTGCAAGCACATAAAATCGTAAGCCTGTAAGGGATCCACGAAAGAAGTCGTACAAACTCACTGATCAAAGAGTACAATAATCAATCCTCTGGATCCGGATTGAATCTGGACATATTTGGATCCTCACTTGATCACGCTGAGCTTATGCATCACACCGCATTGATGGATATCTAATACATAGGAGCAAAGGTGGCTTAGGGCACATGTGtaatacatatatagataCAAGAATGGATCGATGGAACTCCGGTCGATAGCGCGATTTCTATTATATGACGACAGAGTGTACAAACTTAGAAAAGAAGCCTGGAACGAAATGTTGTACAGTCATGGATACGAATATTCACCTGGTGCATTTAGTGTCGTACAAGCACTGAAAGCCATTTGACCAGTCCGCACCTAAAAGacatcctcgtcctcctctgCCAATCCCCAGCCACCGTTCACATTCACACCTCCATTAGTCATCGCAGGAAAGACTGACGGACGAGGCTTGAAGCTCATTCTAGGTTTTTTACTTATCACTTCTCCATTTTTACTATTCTTTCCTAAACCCATCATCAATTGACCTttacctgctcctgctgtTATCGACGGTATCCTCGAGATCGACATAGTAGCACTAGAATGTGACATCACTCGTTTTCCATTCATATACGGTGTGGGTGAGATcgtaccaccacctccacctcgaTTGGAGCTATGCGTAGCTGACACGGACCTCATCGGTCGAATTGACGAGCCATACATCGAGGACGACATTGTGGAAGTACCTGTACCTGGTATCAGGCGTGGTTTCTTGTTCTGCTGATTGGTcataggtgtaggtgtaggtgcgGATCGCTTGATAGGGTTTTTGGAGCTAGTTGTAGGACGAGAAATCGTGCTTGGCGCAGGAGTTTGTCGCGAGGGAAGGGTTTTGGCGGGGGCGAGACCTTGTTTGGCTCGCTGAGGGACTGTCAGCCATGCCCGCTTGGTAGATCGAgtcaaaactcaccttcttagcttccttggcagcttctTTAGCCTCTCgttcctcttcgatcttcgTTATGACCCTTTCACCTGACACCAGGAACGGTCGTCCATTAGTCTCTTCCCATTGAGGTAACATCGTAAGAAGTTCAGTCTCAATCTAAACCAGTGTTCACGATCAGCCGATTATTCGAACACATGTGCAGATTCAGTGTCATACAGAGCGAGAATTCACCTTCGGTTTCAAAACTGTCACTcgcttcctcatcttctcctctttcaacaTTGCACCTCCTCTCATTTTGAATCTATTAGGATCATTTGCACTCctctccaattcctcttcgtctcgCACTAACGCATGCCATTCGCGCACTTTCGGCAGTAAGTTTGATTTCGattccacttcttctctcagTCGAATTATCTCCTCTTCATGTAAGTGAAGAAGCTCTTCAGTATAATCGTCTAAAAACAAATTCGATGTCAGCGTCGGGAACCTGGTGGTGCACACCTTGCAAATCGCATATCGTTCATACTCACCATCGATATATGCACCAAATTCCGctttttcatcatcactcaacaTCAGTTCCGTCTGCAGGGcatcaatctcttttctTGTGTTTTCGATGAACGACGATAAACTCGATCTTCTCAATTCCAGTAATCGCTCGTACTCTTCTTCATactatcatccattcaatGTATCAGCTTTTCGGGTCTTTTTACGAAACCTCAAACAGGGATGAGGTGTGACGTACAGCTTTGATGACAGCTTCCCCACTACCTCTATTCATATCTACAAACAGATCCATCGTCGCCTGATCGACATCCAACCTAGTCCATAGCGGTTCAACAAGATTGTACAATTCCTGTATCCTAGCTTCGtgctcttctttccttgTATTCCACAATTCCGTCAATTCATCTGACCATTCTATCAATCCAATTTCAGGTTCGACATTTTCCATTCCCTGTAGATCCTCTATTTCACCCCACTCTTCGCATTCGCCGGGAGGCAGGGGATTCGAGCCTATAACGCCATGTAGGATCTTCTCATATGTCGTATAGGCTCCAGgagtctcttcttcctcgtgCGACGGTAGGAGTTCAGGGGGGAAATGGTGGGGTGAGGATATGGGAACGGGAGGAAGGGCAAGTTCGGAATGTAGCCATATTAGATTGAACAGCGTTTGACATAGATTCTTCCGTCGTGAGTCCTGCACACGGAAGTGATGGTATGAGCTCAACTATTGCATCTGAATACGCATAGGTGGAGCTTACCCGTTCTGCCAGCGCTTTCGTTACAGCCTCATTCAATTCTTCACTTATGCTTTCCCCGACGTCATACCATGTCGAAGGTACTTTACCGCCTGCTATCTGCTGAGCGAGCGTGGTTCCAGATGACCGCTGCTTCACCTCTCCTACTGGTGCTGAAGTGGACGGTAGAGTCTGtttggaggatgaggcgACAGGCTGAAGGGGTTTTGAAGGCTGAAATGGGGGACCGAGAAGGGTAGATAGCTGATCGAGTGTCGCTTGTTGTTctgaatggaagaaagataagtATAAGTATCTCAAGAGATGCAAAAGAGCTATCTTGGCACAGCAAGTCGACTCACTCTGTATATGTCTTAGTCTTTCGTCGTATATCTGTTCATACAGCTAGATCAATGATGGTTCAACGATACGCATAAAGATTCCTTTCCCACTCACATTCTTCAGCTCATTTATCTGGTTTGTCAAACTTTCTAGCTGTTTTGGCAATGTCTACAGAGCACCATCAGCTTGAATTTCGTACAAAACATGTAAAATGCTTaggtcactcacatcgttATCAAAGCTCTCTGTCCTGCTTAACGCAACGATATCTCTCCCTCTATCTCCTACAGCTCTAGCCAGACTCGATACGTCTCGTTTATTCTGagcgatctcatctttcagCGTGTCGACCTGAGCTTCTCTTTCCCTTATTATGGATGTGATCACTCCCTTGATCGCAGCATCTATTCTCGCTAGATCCGCCTGTAAAACTTCAGGAGGTAAGGACAGTTGGTCGTGCAGTGAACGGAGATGGGGGGTTTGTTCGTCTAGGTACGCTGACATTGCGTGGTCATTCGAACAGGCCTGTTGTCCCGTGTCCTATAGCTATGTGATTTTGGGTACTTTCCGGTCTCTTGATTGAGGATTGCAATGTAAAATATTGATATGTCTATCGTTGGTGACTCTAGTTTCTGTCCTTGTTATTGTTTTTGTTATTGTTGATTCCAATCCAACCATTCAAACATATCTGGACGAGGAACGCGTCGACGGATTCAAATAAACGTGACTCGCGAACAAACCCACGTGTACTTAAATAATACGCCCAATTAAGCGGGACTGTGACATCATGTATTAAGTTACATGATTGAACATATTCCAGATCTGTGAGTTTGACGGGATCAATTTCCGATAATCTAGGAATCCCAACAACAACGTGTGGTAGATGAGCCAAATGAGCTCATTCTCGTCCCTCCTTCAACAACTCAAGTCTccctcttttctttctctctcttctcattctcatcaccATTTTCAGCACATATCTCGTCTGCCTATCACTCTCTTTTCTTTGATCACTACCAGCACTTGACTCGTTCCATCATGTCGCTCTCagaggagaaaaagaaagcTTTACAGCAATACAAGAATGATGATGGCCATTTCTCCCTTGTCCGGTGAGTAGTTGTCGACTGCGCTTGGATCTAGTGTGATGGCAGTGATCTCGCCTCATAATCACCAATCACAACGATATGTCATGATCCTTCGAAATATGTATCACTTCAGTCGTACTGATCCTCCCTCTCCCCTCACGATAGTAATTTCCGACTCGCCGacttgatcaccatcatgaACGGAGTGTGCGGTACActctccatcctttcctCTGCTCGATACCTAATCTTAGCATCTAACCTCAAGACTCCCCCTGCCGAGGCCATCTCTACACTCTACTTCGCACACTTGCTTCCAATCTTGGGATTCGGGTTCGACGCTTTAGACGGGAAAGTAGCtaggtggatgggtggagGATCAATGTTAGGTCAAGAGATGGATTCCTTAGCCGATCTAGTTTCTTTCGGTGTAGCCCCCGCAACTCTCGCTTTCACTTTAGGTCTCAGAACACCTTTGGATACTTTGGctttgttgttgttcgtTTCATGTGGATTGGCAAGATTGGCAAGATTCAACGCTACCGTCGCTCTCATCCCTTCGGACGCTTCTGGTAAATCAAAGTACTTCGAAGGTCTTCCTATCCCCTCGAGTCTATTTTTGACTTCCCTGATGGCCTTTTGGGTTAAGAAAGACTGGTACGCCGGTGGCCAACATGGTTTGTCGGATGTACCATTCGGTAAAGTTCTGTTGTGGGGTGATAAAGGTGGTTATGGCGAGGTTCATGTAGCCGCTGCTATCTTTGCGGTCTGGGGAGCTATGATGGTCAGTAAGACCttgagggtgagttgaatgGTCCAATACGTAGACAAAGCTGTTTGTGTTCAAATGTTATGGATACGATACTAATCCACGCATGAATACTCGCAGGTGCCTAAGTTATAAGgatcgagaagaggaagaatgggatggaaggaaaTAACGATCAATGAATGATTCAACATAAGAGTATTCTGTCTGTTCAACCGGGTTTTATCCATACACGTACCATGTACAAGCATAGTATCATGCATGATTTAGTCTTGTATGGGATATTAACGCATGATAGACCCAACCAGCAAGCGCGTACCTACATACTAACGTATGTTGTATGCCTCATACAGTTTACGACACCAGATATCCCCAACCTGATTTTACGGCCTGACATCCTTCACTCGTCTGGAGCTATATTCCTCTTGGCTTTCTGATCCATCCACACTTTTTAGGAGGGCTCATTATCATTCGTCAACTCTTCAAATTCATTGAATATGCGAATCTGAGAATGGCAAAGCGTTCAGAAAGCCGCCTTATttggcgatgatgatggaataTGCGGGGAAGCCAGTGGGTCCAGGATATGTAGATATGAATGAGGATGGACAGTGAGTCGTTGGCATCTGGTTCATCCGCCATCGCCTTCAGTTGCACGTAAATTATTGCCTGTCCCACTCCGAATATTCGTATACAGTATTTGCTGTttgctgatattgatcttgacTGCACGGACGAAAGGTTTTCGGACGCCTACAAGCAAATACACACCCGTGGGGATTATCATAACGACATCTGTTCTATGCATCTAACATATGATGGTGAACATAGTATTcgcatgatcagcttctgccGGTCACTTCGCAGTGACCTTACGAGAGATTCGGGTGTTCGAGAATTAGTAGGAGAAGGTCTACTTGTCCGAAGGATACTCACGTTCTATCATGGTGAATATAATGATATGTGAGATCCCGATCCCCTTAGGCTGAGTGTGAGTGCTGATCGTGTCTAACAATCAATCGTACTTGTGTATATACCAGTACTCAAGAGTTTTCCGAATATTGGGCTCACCTACCGAAGCTTGAAGTGGTTGTAGCTCAGTTGCTGGACACGAATGCCCCCTTCACCCCATGATAAAAGCTGCCAATGCGCATTTGAGTAGTATTGATCGATCCTTAAATGATATACTGTGTAGTTCACCGGATGAATACGTGTTGTTCGTGTCAGATGGCCGTTTGCATTCCACGCAGCTTTGGTCGAAAACATGAGTGTTCAGTTGAAACTTCGCTCCTCCCACCTGTGCCCCTTCTCAGcccttccctctcctccatctctatctcccTCATATTCCGCCACTCTCCTCCCTGCTCctgttttcttcttttctcatACTGTTATTCACATACACCACAGTATCGCTATTTCATGACTATTATCTTTGCAATCTCCGCTTAAGCTACAAGTCCTATCGTTATCACCCTGGCGCAAAATCAAAACACCTCCATATCCTGAGGTTTATCGGATCTCCTTATCTAGAGGTATACAGGCGAATGTCTTTGTTAAGGGATCAAAAGATTGTACTGAATACCTTGCTTGATGCACTTACATTCTAATATAGGAGATGGGTGCGGATATATAGTAATAAATCTAACCTGTAATGACAAATTCTGCTGTAATTGTATTTTCGATCACATCCCATTTGACTCACTCAACTGAGTGAGATCCCCCGTCCGGTGAATGAGAACGATATGTAAGTACATCCGCGTCTACCTTCGCTATACCTCTAGAATCTGGATCTGATCTGCTGCCGAGCATGTACAAGTGACCATGATACTCGTACATTTACGAACAGATGCACGTATCGCGGCTGTCACCTCAAATaggatcagatcagatcgCGTTTGTATCTGTATTTGATCCTCTTCGGAGAAGTCGGGTGGATCGCGGTGTGCCTTATCTTAAGGTTACGGGCTAGGAAATCAAAAAAGCGAAGATCCCCTTGGCTCTGACACCATTACGAGGTTTCCTAATGGATCACTACAAACTACTTGTATTCAGAGTGAATCCCATCAAAGCTCCACAAATCATCCGATTAGGAATTAGACTAATTAGACCACAATTCTATCTAGTCTAGTTCTTGGCACAGCTTCAGACTTGTGTTTTGCTGTAAAACCACATTCGTCTATCAACTCTTttccactcttcatcttcaatcctttTGTTGCAAGATATCCTCCATTGATCGGAATTAACCCCACCAACCTATATGTTTCTCTGATCGGCAATCGCTCTCAAAGGTACTCCAGTTtacctttcctcctttcttttAGCAACATCTCGGACGCGTGGTAGACCATCAACATGTATAAATTCTCCCTCTATCTCCTCTGGTTCCTTGGCAGTTTGATACTCCCATCTACTTTCGTATACGCAGCGACGGATTTCTATTTCCAATGGCCCACAAATACTTCTTCATGTCAGGTATGTCACTTGACTCCTATCCGtttccatcctcatctccggTCATATTGGCTTACGTGGTTGTGATGACTGTAGGCCGTACCGATTAGTTGGTCAGAAGGCAAAGCCCCATTCAAGGTGTGGATCGTGTAAGTACAATCAATCATAACCATCAACCATTATACCCGTgtaggaaagaaagaaatgtGCTGAATCTCTAATATTTCGTTTTAAGACCGGTATACGGCCAACCATTTTTCTATGATATCTCAGATTCTTACTATTCCAATGGAACGGGCAGTACGGAGGTGAGTAGCAGCTCTCAAATATCAGCAACACATGCCGATGATATACCACCTTGGGatagatccttcttcaactagCAGCCGGTGTGAACTACGTCGTAGTCATGTCAGATGCCAACGGACTAGCCACGGGGGGATCATCCGAAGTTCAAACTGTCCAACCGGCAAATGATACTAGCTGTCTAACATGGGCTAGCTCACGTTCAGAATCGTTAGATTTCACATTTACAGTCTCAGGACAGGCTGTACAGTGTCAGAGAGGGTTCGAGATGTCTTGGTCGGGAGGATTGGAATATGGTCCATATAATTTTACGGTCATTGCGATGGATCAGAGTTTCAACGCTTATGATGTGACATTAGAAAAAGGTGTGACTAGTCAGAGTGATTGGGTGTTGGATATTCCTGCGAACTCGAGGTTTATCGTCATGATGAAGTGAGTCTAGTTTGTCCCGTCTACCAGTCTACGGTCCCTGTGtgcagaagaggagaagctAATGACACGAGGAATTCTGTTTATTAGCTCCGGCAGAGGGTACGGAAGAGGTGGTACATCCGGTATATATTCCGTATCGGATTCAGACGATTCATCATGTCTTCAAGCAGATCCTCAAGTTACAGGTACATGGCCGAGTACGATAACGACCGGTACGCTCGATCCGCCTACCCTGCCTATCACCCAATCGGCCAGTGACTACAAGAAATCTGGCATATCAGGAGGAGCGATCGCAGGGGTTGTCATAGGAGTATTGGCCTTCTTCGCCATTGTGGGGATTATCTTGTTCTTTTTGATTcgaaggagaaagagaaggaatcaAGGACAAAGTGTGGGCAAGTTAGATGGATCACATATCGATCTGGcaaatgacgatgatggcAATAATGGACCGAATAGAAATGGGATGGTAGAACCTTACAGAGAAATAGGATCTTTCCTACCTCCCGTAGGACACTCACAATCTCCACATGTGTCCAGTTCGCATTCTCATCTGTCCGATCCGGCAGACATAGCGGCTATGGGTGTATCGAATACGAATTCGACATCGAATATCGGTACTCAAGGCCACCAACATTCGTCTTTGCTTGAAGAGACTAATAATCCTAGTTCACCAGGTATAGCTGGACCATTACCTTCTAAATCAGCTGTATCTACGCCAACCTCGCCTGATAATACTCAACCTATATTACCTTATTCCAACTCAAGTTCTCAGCtacagaatcagaatcagaatcagaatcaacgGTCAGGAAGCGAtgatacatcttcttctaaaCCATCTATATCTCGTCAAGTCCTTCACGCATTCAACGATAGACCTCCCCAGGCAGGACCACCGGGGGGTATGCGCGTGACCAATCCGGAGAATCCAGAACAGATACCGACGTTACCACCTGGAGCTATGCACGCACCTGCACATTCACGTGCAAACCCACCTAGGAGGAGACAGGAGGGACCGACTTTCAGGAGACATGCGGATGCAGGAAGGttcgaagaggagatcgTGGACCTGCCGCCCTTGTATAGCGAGGTACCAAGAGACGGCCCTGGGTCTGGTTCGGGAACGGTTTCGCCCAGTCCCACGGACCCATATACCGATAGGTGAACGGATGTCATGGATCAAAGAGTAGAATCTAGATGCTAGAGCAAGGATCGGGATACATTGATACAGTATAAAGTATAATTATCAAAAATCATTATTGTCATTTGGAGCTGGAACAGGGACTTTTTGTTGTAACATCATGATCTTGTGGTTGATAAGGACTTTGTTGGATAACGATCGTAAATAATAAGTATAGTATATAATCGAATGTACGATCTCGGCTCTCACGATGCTTCAAGCGTATCCGTTAGAATTTGTTCAGGCCTATTTTATGTTCATGCTCATGCCCAATCAATGTCCAAAGCCATTTTTTTGTGCAGGTGTTGGTCGATCTTAATGGATTTCCAGgttggttgttgttgtgcCTGAATGGATCAGATAGATACGTGACTGTAAACACACTTCGAAATCACTTTCATACTCCACTTTCGTCGTTCACCtattcatatatatcaacGTATAACTACACCTTCACTTGACAACGCCTGTGTATAGTAGACAACAAAGGAGTATGCAACGATATCAACCACCTCATGCGCGCCAAGGTCAGCGGAATGGTCAGGTCCCAACTCATAGTCGAAGTGTAGTACACAATGAACACCAAGCTATTGGTGCAAATACCAACACCGATACCGATGGAAATTTGCATGGCGGAAGATACAACGATGGTATGGGAAGTAACAATTACGTGGATCCAAGGTTAGGTATAAGGAATGATCATTCATATACAAATACACCACGACGAAACGATCAACAaagagcttcttcttcgtaccCCTCCCGATACGCGAACAGTGATCAATCTGGACCTTCGACATATACTTATAAATCCAAGAAGGATTGGGCGACAATTCActcgaagaagaatgatgggGTGTTGGCTTCCCCAGCGGGGGATATAAAACCTATGAGATCGAGTAAG
Coding sequences:
- a CDS encoding CDP-diacylglycerol-serine O-phosphatidyltransferase, with protein sequence MSLSEEKKKALQQYKNDDGHFSLVRNFRLADLITIMNGVCGTLSILSSARYLILASNLKTPPAEAISTLYFAHLLPILGFGFDALDGKVARWMGGGSMLGQEMDSLADLVSFGVAPATLAFTLGLRTPLDTLALLLFVSCGLARLARFNATVALIPSDASGKSKYFEGLPIPSSLFLTSLMAFWVKKDWYAGGQHGLSDVPFGKVLLWGDKGGYGEVHVAAAIFAVWGAMMVSKTLRVS